A segment of the Microbacterium luteolum genome:
CGTGATGCTCGCCGAACGCAGTCGGCTGGACGGCTCTCACGAGGCCATCTCCCTGATCGAGGATGCCGCGCGCGAGGCGCTGCGCGAAGCGCGCGCGCTCGTCGTCGTCGAGTCCTCGGCGGCCGACCCCTCCGGGTCGCTGGCCGAAGCGCTGCGACGGCTCGGCGAGCGGTTCGGTCGCGAGACGGGCCTTCCGGTGTCGGTCGAGGCCTCACCGCTCGTCGTCCCGAGAGACCTCCAGGTCGTCCTCCTGCGATGCGCGCAGGAGGGTCTCGCGAACGTGCGCAAGCACGCAGCAGCCGGTGCAGCGTCGCTCGTGCTGACCGTCGACGACGACGCCGTCCTGGTCGTGAGCGATGACGGTCGCGGCCTCGGAGGCGTCCGCCCCGACGGCGCGGACATCGGCGCCGGGGGAGGATTCGGCCTCGCGGGAATGCGCGATCGGGTCGCGCTCGTGGGCGGTACCCTCGAGGCCCGCGACGGCGAGGCCGCAGGGACGACGCTGACCGTGCGCATCCCGCTCACGGTCGGGCAGGAAACAGCATGATCCGCGTCATCGTGGTGGACGACCATCCGATCGTCCGCTCCGGCATCGTCGGCCTGCTCTCGCTCGACGAGGGGATCGACGTGGTCGGCGAAGCCTCCGACGGCGCGGAGGCCGTCGCGCTCGCCACCGCCGAGCGTCCGGACGTCGTACTCATGGACCTGCGCATGCCGAACCTGTCCGGCGCCGCGGCCACCGCGCGGATCACTGCGACCCTCCCCGACGTGCGGGTGCTCGTGCTCACGACGCACGAGGGCGACGACGACATCCTGGGAGCGATCGAGGCCGGCGCGAGCGGCTATCTGCTGAAGGCCGCCCCGCAGGAGGAGATCGTCGCCGGTATCCGGTCCGTGGCCGAGGGCCACACCGTGCTGGCGCCCAGCATCGCGGCGACCCTCGTCACCCGCATGCGCCGGGAGGGCACGACACGCCCCTCGCTCAGCCCGCGGGAGCTCGAGGTGCTGCGTCTCGTGTCACGCGGTCGCAGCAATCCGGAGATCGCTCGGGAGCTCTTCATCGGCGAGGCGACCGTGAAGACGCATCTGCTGCATGTCTTCGAGAAGCTCGAGGTCTCGGACCGCACGCGGGCGGTCACGCTGGCGCTGGAGCTCGGTCTGCTCTGACCGAACCCCGCGCCGTCGTGGGTTACGCGCGGCCGAACTGCGCGACGGCAGGGCAGTCGAACGGGTCGGCGCCCGCGGAGAGACCGACGCGGTTGAGGTAGTCGATCACGATCTTGTACGAACGGAGCAGGTTGGTCTCGGTGTACGGCACGTCGTTGGCTGCGCAGTAGTCGCGGACGATCTCGCGCGCCTTGGCCAGGTACGGGCGCGGCATGCTCGGGAACAGGTGGTGCTCGACCTGGTAGTTGAGGCCGCCCATGAGCCAGGTGGTCGCCCATCCGCCGGTGATGTTGCGGGAGGTGCGCACCTGCTTGGTGAAGAAGTCGAGACGGGCGCCCGGCTCGATGATCGGCATGCCCTTGTGGTTCGGCGCGAACGCCGCTCCCATGTAGACGCCGAAGACGGCGAACTGCACACCCATGAAGGCGAACGCCATTCCGAGCGGGAGCATCATGAACACGGGGACGAGGATGAGGGCGAACCGCAGCGTGATGATGCTGAGCTCGGTCCAGCGTCCCTTGACGTTCTTCGTCGTCATGAGGTACTTCAGGCCGAGGAAGTGGAGGTTCAGTCCCTCGAGGGTGAGCAGGGGGAAGAAGAGCCAGCCCTGCTTGCGCGTGATCAGCTTGATGAAACCCTTCGCCTTCGCGGCATCCTCTTCGAGGAACGAGATCGTGTCGACCTCGATGTCGGGGTCCTTGCCGACCTGGTTCGGGTTTCCGTGGTGCTTGGTGTGCTTCGAGTCCCACCACGAGTAGCTCATGCCGATGCTGGCGATCACGATGCGGGCGAGCTTGAAGTTCGCGGGTCCCGTGGTCAGGATCTGACGGTGCGCCGCCTCGTGTCCGAGGAACGCGATCTGCGTGAGGATGATGCCGAGGCCGGCGGCGATGAGCAGCTGGAACCAGCTGTCGCCGAGAAGGATGAAGCCCGTGATCAGTCCACCGAGGGCGACCGCGATACCGGCGGCGACAGCGACGTAGAACCACTGCGCACGGCGGAGGAGACCTGTCTCCTTGACGACCTGCGAGACCTGCTTGTAGGCCTGCGCCATCGGGGGGAAATCGGCGTTGCCGGCGTAGGTCTGACGAACCGGTCCCAGCGTTGCGGTCTTTTCGACCTGTGTGATGGAGATGATCTTCTCCTGTCGATCGGAGCCCTTGAGCTATGGAAGCCCAAGGCGAGTGCCCAACGCTTACCTCACAGTAGCCCGACCCACATACGGCTCCGGGAATACATCCGGGACCTTGACGCGCCGCTTCCGGTGTGCTGATCGTCAGGCGCGAACGCGCCGCGGGCGGCGGCGGAAAGCGCGGGGAAGAACGAGTGCGCGGCCCTGCGTGAGCGGGGTCCTGGCGTGCTGAGTGCGCTCCAGGGCGGAGCGGGCGTCGTCGAGGGAGTCGAAGGCGCCGAGTTCGGTGCCGTGGTTGTCGCGCACGAGGTACGCGGTGCCGTCGAACTCGACGAATCCGGCGAATTCGCCGTTGCGCGTCGCGACGTGCACGTCGGCGTCGGCCTGCTTCCAGGTCAACGGATCGGATGGGGGGAAGGTGGTGGTGCTCATGGTGATGCTCATTGCTGTGTGGCGGGCACGCGTCGGCGCTCCGCAAGATGTGAGATCGAGGGCGGATGCCGCGCGCATCGATGTGCGTGGTCCGTGATGGCCCTGATCAGTGGCGACGTGGCGGCCGAGAGGGGCACAGCACACACGTTGCATCATCAGCATAGCAGATCTCGCCACGCCCTCCCCCGACCGCCCCTCCGCGACCTCAGCTCGAGGGCGGCTGACCGCCTCCGCCCGGGCCTCCATCGCCGCCGCCAGGAGCACCGCCGGCGGCAGGCGCGGTGGTGGTGTCGACGCCGACGACCAGGGTCGCCGTGTATCCGGACGTCGCGTCGCCGCTGAGGGTGGCGAGTTGCGAGGCTCCGGCATCGTCCCCGAACACGTTGTCCCCCGCCAGCGTGACCTGCGCAAGGTTCTGAGCGGAGCCGGCGTACGCGGACTGCGCGTACACCGCGGAGCAGGCGGCCTCGGGGAGCGCCAGCTGCGACGTCGCGATCGCGTTGGCCGCATCGGTGATCGACGCCGCATCCGGGAACACCTCGAAGTGGATGTGCGGCCATCGGCCCGCGTAGCACCCGGGGAAGATCGAGGTGAACGACACCCTGCCGTCGGCATCCGCCACCTGTACGCCGCGCAGATAGGTGACGTCCTCGAGGCCCGAGGAGTAGAGGGAGTACTCCCCCTGCGCGGTGCAGTGCCAGGCGTAGACCGCGACACCGGCGAAGGGGACGCCGCCGTTCGCCAGATCGACGACCTGGAAGACGATGGTGATCGGCACGCCGTCGGCCGTCGCCGCGCCGTCGATCGATGAACGGATGTCGCGGCGGACGATGCCGGAGTCCTCGAGGACGTCGGGCCCGTTGGAGCCGTCGCCGGGATAGGGCCCCGCCGTCTCGTCGGGGATCTCCCCCGTCACGACCGCGGCGGCATCCGGCGTCGAGGTCGGCGTGGGGGTGGGTGTCGACGACGCGCCTCCCGAGGCGGCAGGTGCGCAGGCGGCCAGCACGACGGCGCCGAGGCCGAGCCCCGCCAGGCCGAGGACTCCGCGCCGGCTGAGCAGAGTGCCGATGTCGAAGACGACGCCCTGATCGACGACCTCCTCATCGGCGCGATCGAGCAGCCGCCCCTCGTAGGTGGGACCGTCCGGCGTCGGGATGGGTTCGGGGATACGGCTCATGGTCGGGCTCCTCTCGGGTGAACCGATGGTGTGTCGTCACCATGGTCCTCAAGCGACCGATCAGGATCCTCTGCCTGGGCTATGCGCTTCCTATGTCTCCATGCGCAACGTCTCGGCGCGCGGCACCGGAGGGCGGATGACCAGCACGACGACGATGATCACCAGGATCAGCGCGGAGAGCGTGACGGGGATCGGCAGCACGGGGTCGAGCAGCACGAGGAGAGCGCCGACGGGGATGACCGTGTTCACGACGCGGTCGGCGTTCTCGCGGATGGCGATCCACCAGATGCCGATGAGGAAGACGGCGATCGGGATCGTGACCGTGAACGAGGCGGCGACGTTCGAGAGGTGGCTCTCCCCCGTGAGCACGTCGAGCTCCACCTCGATGCCGGCGGAGAAGGCGGCGGCCGCGGCGAAGACGAAGTAGTGCGTGTACCCGTAGCGGAGCGAGCTGCGGAACGAGGTGATCGCGCGGTGGTGGGGCGGCCAGAAGTAGATCCACCAGACGGATGCCGTGACGACGAGCGTGAGCACGGAGATCGCGATCAGCGGGCCGAGCGTGTCGACCTTCTCGAGGGCGTCGATGATCGCGTTCGCGGAGGCCAGGAGACTCTCGCCGAGCACGATGAGCGTGAACAGGCCGTAGCGCTCCGTGATGTGATGCGGATGCCAGGGCGTCTGCCGGCGGTACTCCGCGAACACCGGCACGCTGATCTCGATCAGCGCGAAGATCACGAAGGCCGTGATCTGCAGAGCCCCCGAGGGGACCAGGAGGAAGAGGATCCAGAGCACCTGGACAGCCGCGATCCCGAAGGCGTACCTTCTGGTCGCCGCACGGAGCGGCCCCGCCGATCGGGAGGCGCGCAGCCACTGCGCGACCATCGCGACACGCATCACGACGTAGCCGAGCACCACGACCGCGAAGTCGCCCTCGTTGAACGCGCGCGGGATGCCTGCCGCGAACACCAGGACGCCGCCCATCTGCACGAACGTCGTGACGCGGTACAGCCAGTCATCGGTGTCGAACGAGGTCGCGAACCAGGTGAAGTTCATCCACGCCCACCAGATCGCGAAGAACAGCATCGCGTAGGAGGTGACGCCATGCAGGAAGTCGCCGTGGCTCAGTGCGTGGTGCAGCTGTGCCGAAGCGATGCTGACGGCGACCACGAAGACGAGGTCGAAGAACAGCTCGAGGGTGCTCGCGGTGCGATGGGGCTGGCCGGGATCGCGCGGAAGCATCGTCCGGAGCCGGAAGCGCGGGGCGGTGGAGTTCTCGGTCACCGCGTCAGAATAGTCCCTCCCGAAAAATTGATACGTCCATTCGGCGGAGATATCTTCCGCTCGAGCCCTCCATCCGCTACAGTGATCAAAGTCTGCTGTGCCTGCTGCTAGCGACCGCCGTGTGGGACGGCGAAATGCACTCCGTGAGTGGGATCACCGAGTTTCAGCAGGACCCGAGGGGTCGGGACGCAGACGATTGCCGTGAACGTGGGGTTCATGGTCTGGGGAAATCTGGGGATAACTGATGTCGCACTGGGGACTTCTGCGTACATTCACGGCTCAAGGAGCCTCGGCATGACTTCCGTCGAGGATGCTCTGAGCATCTCTCGTCCGGGCTCGGTCTTCTTGCCGATCGCCGCTCCGAGAGCGACCAAGTCGGTGACGCGCACGGTGGTCACACCGCGTGCTTCGGCGACTCTGGAAAGACGCCGCCAGTGGGAGCGTCGCTACCGGATGCGACTGCGGATCACGGATGCGGCCGTCATCCTGTTCGCCGTCGTTCTGACCGCGACGGTCCAGCTGAGCGTCGGCATCACCGGGTTCGAGGTCCTTCGAGACGGCATCCCCCTCGCCGCGCTCTGGTACCTCATGCTCAGTGCTCTGCACACGCGGGACGCCGCGCTGTTCCGTGCGAGTGCCACCGAGTACCGCGGCGTGGTCCACGCCAGCGGGCTCGCCTTCGGGATCATCGCCATCGTGGCGGTGCTGCTCGCATGGAAGTCGATGCAACTGACGCTGCTGCTGGGGCTGCCCGTCGGTGTGTTGACACTTCTGGTGACCAGGTGGTTGTGGCGCCACTGGCTCCAGACCCAGCGGACGCACGGGCGGTTCGCCTCCCGCACGCTCGTCGTGGGTAACAGGGATGACGTCGAGTACGTGGTGCGCACGCTGCACCCGATCGGCGCGTCGGGCTACCAGGTGGTCGGCGCGACGCTCCTCGACGGCAACGCCCGCGAGGTGGAGATCGACGGCGCGGTGTTCCCAGTTCTGGGGAACGTGAACACCGTGTCGACGGTCGCCGCCGAGCTGGGCGCCGACACGATCATCGTGGCCAGCCGCCCCGAGGGCGAGCCGGAGTTCGTGAAGCAGCTGAGCTGGCAGCTGGAGGGGACCGCTGCCGAGCTCGTGCTGTCCAGCCGTCTCACCGATGTCGCGGGTCCGCGGATCTCGTTCGCGCCCGTCGAGGGCCTGCCGCTCATCCAGGTCAAGATCCCGACCTACGAAGGCGGAGTGCACGTGCTCAAGCGCGCGCTCGACATCGCCGTCGCCACGGTCGCGCTGATCCCGATCGGACTGTTGGCGCCGGTCCTGGCCGCGCTCATCAAGCTCGACTCTCCCGGACCCGTCTTCTTCTTCCAGGAGCGGGTGGGCCGCGACGGCCGCACGTTCCGGATCGTCAAGTTCCGCTCGATGAAGACCGACGCCGAACAGCAGCTCGCGGCCCTCAAGGCCGCCAACGAGGGCGCAGGTCTGCTCTTCAAGATGAAGGACGACCCCCGGGTCACCCGCGTCGGGAAGATCCTGCGCAAGCTGTCGCTCGACGAGCTGCCGCAGTTCTGGAACGTCCTCATCGGCGACATGAGCGTCGTGGGCCCGCGTCCGCCGCTTCCGAGCGAGGTCACGGCCTACGACGGCACCATCTTCCGCCGCCTGTACATCAAGCCCGGCATCACGGGTCTGTGGCAGGTGTCCGGCCGGAGCGACCTCTCGTGGGACGAGAGCGTGCGCCTCGACCTCCGGTACGTCGAGAACTGGTCCGTCATGAACGACCTGCAGATCATGTGGCGCACCGCCAAGGCGATGGTGCAGCCGAGCGGTGCATACTGAACGGATGAGTCAAGGGAACACGGCCCCCGTCGCTGAGTCCGTCGACATCGCCGGCGTCCGCGTCGACTCGTTCACCGAGGCCTCGCTCGTCGACCATGTGCTCGAGATGGCGACGAGCGACGGGGTCGACGTGGCGATCGGCGTGAACGCGCACGTGTGCAACCTGGCTCGCAAGGATCCGCACTTCCGGCGCCTCGTGACCGACGGCTCGACCTACGCCGACGGCCAGTCCGTGGTCTGGGCCGCGAGGCTGCTCGGCGGGCACCTCCCCGGGCGCCTCGCGACCACCGACATCGCCGAACCCGTGCTGCGTGCCGCGGCGGATGCCGGTATCCCGGTCTACTTCTTCGGCGCTGCGGAGGGCGTGGCGGAGCGCGCTGCGACGATCCTCCGGGAGAAGATCCCCGAGCTGCGACTGCGCACGCATCATGGCTACGTGGCCGCCGAGGGGATCGACGGCGTCCTCGACGACATGCGGTCGCACGGCACCGGCATCCTGTTCGTCGGAATGGGCGACCCGGCACAGCAGCTCTGGATCGACGCTCACCGCGATCGCCTGCCACCCGCGGTGCTCACCTGCGGCGGTCTCTTCGACTGGCTCAGCGGATCGAACAAGCGCGCGCCCGCGTGGATGATCCGCGGGGGCCTGGAATGGCTGTGGCGCCTGATCATCGAGCCGCGTCGACTCGCCAAGCGGTACCTTCTGGGCAATCCGTCTTTCATGGCCGCGGTCGCGACGCAGAGACTGCGCGGGTCGAAGGCATGAGCACCGCCGCGAGCTCGCCGCGCGGCGAGCTCGCCCGTGGCGGCGCGCTGAGCTTCGCCGGATCGGCCGTGAGCGCCGTCATGGGGCTGGTGCTGATCGTGATCCTCGGCCGGCTGCTCGGCGATGC
Coding sequences within it:
- a CDS encoding response regulator, which codes for MIRVIVVDDHPIVRSGIVGLLSLDEGIDVVGEASDGAEAVALATAERPDVVLMDLRMPNLSGAAATARITATLPDVRVLVLTTHEGDDDILGAIEAGASGYLLKAAPQEEIVAGIRSVAEGHTVLAPSIAATLVTRMRREGTTRPSLSPRELEVLRLVSRGRSNPEIARELFIGEATVKTHLLHVFEKLEVSDRTRAVTLALELGLL
- a CDS encoding fatty acid desaturase family protein; this encodes MISITQVEKTATLGPVRQTYAGNADFPPMAQAYKQVSQVVKETGLLRRAQWFYVAVAAGIAVALGGLITGFILLGDSWFQLLIAAGLGIILTQIAFLGHEAAHRQILTTGPANFKLARIVIASIGMSYSWWDSKHTKHHGNPNQVGKDPDIEVDTISFLEEDAAKAKGFIKLITRKQGWLFFPLLTLEGLNLHFLGLKYLMTTKNVKGRWTELSIITLRFALILVPVFMMLPLGMAFAFMGVQFAVFGVYMGAAFAPNHKGMPIIEPGARLDFFTKQVRTSRNITGGWATTWLMGGLNYQVEHHLFPSMPRPYLAKAREIVRDYCAANDVPYTETNLLRSYKIVIDYLNRVGLSAGADPFDCPAVAQFGRA
- a CDS encoding intradiol ring-cleavage dioxygenase — protein: MSRIPEPIPTPDGPTYEGRLLDRADEEVVDQGVVFDIGTLLSRRGVLGLAGLGLGAVVLAACAPAASGGASSTPTPTPTSTPDAAAVVTGEIPDETAGPYPGDGSNGPDVLEDSGIVRRDIRSSIDGAATADGVPITIVFQVVDLANGGVPFAGVAVYAWHCTAQGEYSLYSSGLEDVTYLRGVQVADADGRVSFTSIFPGCYAGRWPHIHFEVFPDAASITDAANAIATSQLALPEAACSAVYAQSAYAGSAQNLAQVTLAGDNVFGDDAGASQLATLSGDATSGYTATLVVGVDTTTAPAAGGAPGGGDGGPGGGGQPPSS
- a CDS encoding low temperature requirement protein A produces the protein MLPRDPGQPHRTASTLELFFDLVFVVAVSIASAQLHHALSHGDFLHGVTSYAMLFFAIWWAWMNFTWFATSFDTDDWLYRVTTFVQMGGVLVFAAGIPRAFNEGDFAVVVLGYVVMRVAMVAQWLRASRSAGPLRAATRRYAFGIAAVQVLWILFLLVPSGALQITAFVIFALIEISVPVFAEYRRQTPWHPHHITERYGLFTLIVLGESLLASANAIIDALEKVDTLGPLIAISVLTLVVTASVWWIYFWPPHHRAITSFRSSLRYGYTHYFVFAAAAAFSAGIEVELDVLTGESHLSNVAASFTVTIPIAVFLIGIWWIAIRENADRVVNTVIPVGALLVLLDPVLPIPVTLSALILVIIVVVLVIRPPVPRAETLRMET
- a CDS encoding sugar transferase; the protein is MTSVEDALSISRPGSVFLPIAAPRATKSVTRTVVTPRASATLERRRQWERRYRMRLRITDAAVILFAVVLTATVQLSVGITGFEVLRDGIPLAALWYLMLSALHTRDAALFRASATEYRGVVHASGLAFGIIAIVAVLLAWKSMQLTLLLGLPVGVLTLLVTRWLWRHWLQTQRTHGRFASRTLVVGNRDDVEYVVRTLHPIGASGYQVVGATLLDGNAREVEIDGAVFPVLGNVNTVSTVAAELGADTIIVASRPEGEPEFVKQLSWQLEGTAAELVLSSRLTDVAGPRISFAPVEGLPLIQVKIPTYEGGVHVLKRALDIAVATVALIPIGLLAPVLAALIKLDSPGPVFFFQERVGRDGRTFRIVKFRSMKTDAEQQLAALKAANEGAGLLFKMKDDPRVTRVGKILRKLSLDELPQFWNVLIGDMSVVGPRPPLPSEVTAYDGTIFRRLYIKPGITGLWQVSGRSDLSWDESVRLDLRYVENWSVMNDLQIMWRTAKAMVQPSGAY
- a CDS encoding WecB/TagA/CpsF family glycosyltransferase, whose amino-acid sequence is MSQGNTAPVAESVDIAGVRVDSFTEASLVDHVLEMATSDGVDVAIGVNAHVCNLARKDPHFRRLVTDGSTYADGQSVVWAARLLGGHLPGRLATTDIAEPVLRAAADAGIPVYFFGAAEGVAERAATILREKIPELRLRTHHGYVAAEGIDGVLDDMRSHGTGILFVGMGDPAQQLWIDAHRDRLPPAVLTCGGLFDWLSGSNKRAPAWMIRGGLEWLWRLIIEPRRLAKRYLLGNPSFMAAVATQRLRGSKA